One Cellulomonas soli DNA window includes the following coding sequences:
- a CDS encoding thiamine ABC transporter substrate-binding protein: MTRTLVRTTGDGRRTRRRVHAAAAAVAVTALTLTGCSAIGSADEAAPDASGSAATGTVTLVTHDSFTLSDGLLEQFEQESGLTVEVVQPGDAGVLANQLVLTKDAPLGDLVYGIDNTFASRVIDEGVVVPAEVSAPAAQDAAAYAVPGDDGALTAIDFGDVCVNVDHEWFAAQGLAEPTTLEDLTKPEYKDLLVVPDPVTSSPGLAFLLATVGAFGEDAWPAYWQQLKDNGLKVADGWSDAYFVDFTAGGGDGPRPLVLSYASSPPYTVPEGGDAPTTGALLDTCFRQVEYAGVLAGAKNPEGAAQLLDFLLSDDVQADIPGSMYMYPVSSSVVLPEEWTQWAPLADAPFEVDPAAVAENREAWLTTWSDTVIG; the protein is encoded by the coding sequence ATGACGAGGACACTCGTCCGTACGACCGGCGACGGTCGCCGTACCCGCCGGCGCGTGCACGCTGCCGCCGCTGCCGTGGCCGTCACGGCCCTGACCCTGACCGGCTGCTCGGCGATCGGATCGGCCGACGAGGCCGCACCCGACGCGTCCGGGTCGGCCGCCACCGGCACCGTCACGCTCGTCACGCACGACTCGTTCACGCTGTCGGACGGCCTGCTCGAGCAGTTCGAGCAGGAGTCCGGGCTGACCGTCGAGGTCGTGCAGCCGGGCGACGCGGGCGTGCTGGCCAACCAGCTCGTGCTGACCAAGGACGCCCCGCTGGGCGACCTCGTCTACGGCATCGACAACACGTTCGCCTCACGCGTCATCGACGAGGGAGTCGTCGTCCCCGCCGAGGTCAGCGCCCCGGCGGCGCAGGACGCGGCCGCGTACGCGGTGCCCGGCGACGACGGTGCGCTGACGGCGATCGACTTCGGCGACGTGTGCGTCAACGTCGACCACGAGTGGTTCGCCGCTCAGGGCCTGGCCGAGCCGACGACCCTCGAGGACCTGACGAAGCCCGAGTACAAGGACCTGCTGGTCGTGCCGGACCCGGTGACGTCCTCGCCTGGTCTGGCCTTCCTGCTGGCGACCGTCGGGGCGTTCGGCGAGGACGCCTGGCCGGCGTACTGGCAGCAGCTGAAGGACAACGGGCTCAAGGTCGCCGACGGCTGGTCGGACGCGTACTTCGTGGACTTCACCGCCGGTGGCGGCGACGGGCCGCGCCCGCTCGTGCTCTCGTACGCGTCCTCGCCGCCGTACACCGTGCCCGAGGGCGGCGACGCCCCGACCACGGGGGCCCTGCTCGACACGTGCTTCCGGCAGGTCGAGTACGCGGGTGTGCTCGCCGGGGCGAAGAACCCCGAGGGTGCCGCGCAGCTGCTCGACTTCCTGCTCTCCGACGACGTCCAGGCCGACATCCCCGGGTCGATGTACATGTACCCGGTGAGCTCCTCCGTGGTGCTCCCCGAGGAGTGGACGCAGTGGGCGCCGCTGGCCGACGCCCCGTTCGAGGTCGACCCGGCCGCCGTCGCGGAGAACCGTGAGGCCTGGCTGACCACCTGGTCCGACACGGTCATCGGCTGA
- a CDS encoding ABC transporter permease, with amino-acid sequence MTTLTRPTVVAPAEGRRPVGRVLFWTLAVTVPLLFLGVFFAYPVLVMIGRGFVVDGTLDLGGFADVFSRPRTWRIIGLTLAQAGLATTLSVLLGVPGAYVLYRRRFRGRSAVRAFVTVPFVLPTVVVGVAFRSLLVSGGPLGFLHLDGTFAAIVAALVFFNYAVVVRGVGGLWERLDPRAEQAARALGASPWRAFVQVTLPALTPAIASAASLAFLFCATAFGTVLVLGGLQFGTIETEIWVQTTQFLDLRAAAVLSVVQLVVVAGALGVAGRARSRRERALTLAAPGTAVAPLRLRRPAGVPRGDGHGLDVGAAAVTAVVVVLLALPLVNLVVRSLQTDHGWGIDHYLALGTPGDTLQVSVWQAAVTSLRTAVDATTIALVVGGLVALVVSRRPRSRPARRAVAGLDALFMLPLGVSAVTVGFGFLLSMHEPFGLPVDLRTSPLLVPIAQAVVAVPLVVRTVLPVLRAIDPRLREAAATLGASPGRVLAAVDLPIAARSVGLAVGFAFAASLGEFGATSFLARPANPTLPVVIFRLIGRPGADNYGMALAASVVLAVLTAGIVALCERLRTTGSEW; translated from the coding sequence ATGACCACGCTCACGCGGCCGACCGTCGTCGCCCCTGCCGAGGGGCGGCGGCCGGTCGGCCGCGTGCTGTTCTGGACCCTCGCGGTCACCGTGCCGCTGCTGTTCCTCGGCGTGTTCTTCGCCTACCCGGTGCTCGTGATGATCGGCCGCGGGTTCGTCGTCGACGGCACGCTCGACCTGGGCGGGTTCGCCGACGTGTTCTCCCGACCCCGCACCTGGCGGATCATCGGGCTCACGCTCGCGCAGGCAGGGCTGGCGACGACCCTCAGCGTGCTGCTCGGGGTGCCGGGCGCGTACGTGCTGTACCGGCGACGGTTCCGCGGTCGGTCGGCCGTGCGCGCATTCGTCACCGTGCCGTTCGTGCTGCCGACCGTGGTCGTCGGTGTCGCGTTCCGTTCGCTGCTGGTCAGCGGCGGACCGTTGGGGTTCCTGCACCTGGACGGCACGTTCGCCGCGATCGTCGCGGCCCTCGTCTTCTTCAACTACGCGGTCGTGGTGCGCGGCGTCGGCGGGCTCTGGGAGCGGCTCGACCCGCGCGCCGAGCAAGCAGCCCGGGCGTTGGGCGCCTCGCCGTGGCGGGCGTTCGTGCAGGTCACGCTGCCCGCTCTGACCCCGGCGATCGCCTCCGCCGCGTCGTTGGCCTTCCTGTTCTGCGCGACGGCGTTCGGCACGGTCCTGGTGCTCGGCGGCCTGCAGTTCGGCACGATCGAGACGGAGATCTGGGTGCAGACGACCCAGTTCCTCGACCTGCGCGCGGCCGCCGTGCTGTCGGTCGTGCAGCTCGTGGTCGTGGCCGGAGCGCTCGGGGTGGCCGGGCGCGCACGCTCCCGACGCGAGCGGGCGCTGACGCTTGCCGCACCGGGCACGGCGGTCGCACCGCTGCGGCTGCGCCGCCCGGCCGGGGTGCCGCGCGGCGACGGGCACGGGCTGGACGTCGGTGCCGCGGCCGTCACCGCGGTCGTCGTCGTGCTGCTCGCGCTGCCGCTGGTCAACCTCGTGGTGCGGTCGCTGCAGACCGACCACGGCTGGGGGATCGACCACTACCTGGCGCTCGGCACACCGGGCGACACCCTGCAGGTCTCGGTCTGGCAGGCGGCCGTGACCTCGCTGCGCACCGCGGTCGACGCGACGACGATCGCCCTCGTCGTCGGGGGGCTCGTCGCCCTCGTCGTGTCGCGGCGCCCCCGGTCGCGTCCGGCCCGGCGTGCCGTCGCCGGGCTGGACGCCCTCTTCATGCTGCCGCTCGGCGTGTCCGCGGTGACGGTCGGGTTCGGCTTCCTCCTGTCGATGCACGAGCCGTTCGGGCTGCCGGTCGACCTGCGCACCAGCCCGCTGCTCGTGCCGATCGCGCAGGCCGTCGTCGCCGTGCCCCTCGTGGTGCGCACGGTGCTGCCCGTGCTGCGGGCGATCGACCCGCGCCTGCGCGAGGCGGCCGCGACCCTCGGGGCGTCGCCCGGCAGGGTGCTGGCCGCGGTGGACCTGCCGATCGCCGCGCGCTCGGTCGGTCTGGCGGTCGGCTTCGCGTTCGCGGCCTCGCTCGGGGAGTTCGGGGCGACGTCCTTCCTGGCCCGGCCGGCGAACCCGACGCTGCCGGTCGTGATCTTCCGGCTCATCGGGCGTCCGGGGGCTGACAACT